A single genomic interval of Antechinus flavipes isolate AdamAnt ecotype Samford, QLD, Australia chromosome 1, AdamAnt_v2, whole genome shotgun sequence harbors:
- the KCNV2 gene encoding potassium voltage-gated channel subfamily V member 2: MWKQNRRKESWSGKSWDTAEINPLECLQGEDQTGGGQHRKSVCSVGAFSQVSLPPWLESNYNYFIEDEDGEELEEWEKEFLEENKLEGAEVAPEAPNIPGTSSTLNVNVGGQSYRLDYRELICYPKTRLGRLATSTSRSRQLGLCDDYMAQDDEYFFDRDPAVFQLVYNFYSSGVLLVRDELCPRNFLEELGYWGVRLKYTPRCCRICFEERRDELSEQLKIQRELRAQVQLEEAEDLFRDMRYFGPLRRRLWNLMEKPFSSVAAKIISVASSFFVLISVVALALNTVEEMQQKTEQGLGGGDVHLILEHVETLCIAFFTLEYLLRLASTPDLQRFARSALNMVDLIAILPLYLQLLLETLMGEDQARGKGSPREHDIETVGCVGKVGQVLRIMRLMRIFRILKLARHSTGLRAFGFTLRQCYQQVGCLLLFIAMGIFAFSAAVYSVEHDVAGTNFTSIPHSWWWAAVSLSTVGYGDMYPETHLGRLFAFLCIAFGVILNGMPISILYNKFSDYYSKLKAYEYTAVKRERGKVDFTKRAMKKMSECLTNSITHQIPRQGS; encoded by the exons ATGTGGAAACAGAATCGAAGAAAAGAGTCTTGGAGCGGCAAATCCTGGGACACAGCCGAGATCAATCCTCTAGAATGTCTCCAAGGAGAGGACCAAACAGGGGGAGGACAACACCGGAAAAGTGTCTGCTCCGTGGGGGCATTTTCTCAGGTCAGTCTTCCCCCGTGGCTCGAGAGCAACTATAACTACTTCATTGAGGATGAGGATGGTGAGGAGTTGGAAGAGTGGGAGAAGGAGTTTCTAGAAGAGAACAAGCTGGAAGGTGCTGAAGTAGCTCCAGAGGCTCCCAATATCCCGGGTACTTCCTCCACGCTCAATGTCAATGTGGGGGGCCAGAGCTACCGCTTGGACTATCGAGAGCTGATCTGCTACCCCAAGACGCGTCTGGGCCGTCTGGCCACCTCCACCAGCCGCAGCCGCCAGCTAGGCCTATGCGACGATTACATGGCCCAGGACGACGAGTACTTCTTTGACCGTGACCCTGCCGTATTCCAACTGGTCTACAACTTCTATTCCTCTGGAGTGCTACTGGTGCGGGACGAGCTGTGTCCACGCAACTTCCTGGAGGAGCTGGGCTATTGGGGCGTGCGCCTCAAGTACACCCCGCGCTGTTGCCGCATCTGCTTTGAGGAGCGACGGGACGAGCTGAGCGAGCAGCTCAAGATCCAGCGGGAGCTGCGCGCCCAGGTCCAGTTGGAGGAGGCCGAGGATCTCTTCCGTGATATGCGCTACTTCGGGCCGCTGCGCCGCCGCCTCTGGAACCTCATGGAGAAGCCCTTCTCTTCGGTGGCAGCCAAGATCATCTCCGTGGCCTCCAGCTTCTTCGTCCTCATTTCTGTCGTGGCGCTGGCCCTCAACACCGTGGAGGAGATGCAGCAGAAGACAGAGCAAGGTTTGGGAGGCGGAGATGTGCACCTCATTCTGGAGCACGTGGAGACGCTCTGCATCGCCTTCTTCACCCTGGAGTACTTGCTGCGCCTGGCCTCCACGCCGGACCTGCAGCGCTTCGCCCGCAGCGCTCTCAACATGGTGGATCTCATCGCCATCCTGCCGCTCTACCTGCAGCTGCTGCTGGAGACCTTAATGGGCGAGGACCAGGCCAGAGGCAAGGGATCGCCCCGGGAGCACGACATCGAGACTGTGGGCTGCGTGGGCAAGGTAGGCCAGGTGCTGCGCATCATGCGCCTTATGCGAATTTTCCGCATCCTCAAGCTGGCCCGCCACTCCACAGGGCTGCGGGCCTTTGGCTTCACGCTGCGCCAGTGCTACCAGCAGGTGGGCTGCCTCCTGCTCTTCATCGCCATGGGTATCTTTGCCTTCTCAGCTGCTGTCTATTCGGTGGAACACGACGTAGCCGGCACCAATTTCACCAGCATCCCCCATTCCTGGTGGTGGGCAGCT GTGAGCCTATCCACAGTAGGTTATGGAGATATGTATCCAGAAACTCACCTAGGTCGGCTCTTTGCTTTTCTCTGCATTGCATTTGGAGTTATCCTAAATGGAATGCCTATCTCAATTCTCTACAACAAATTCTCTGATTACTACAGCAAGCTGAAAGCCTATGAATATACCGCtgtaaagagggaaagaggaaaagtcGATTTTACCAAAAGAGCCATGAAGAAAATGTCTGAATGTCTAACCAATAGCATCACCCATCAGATTCCAAGGCAAGGGAgttaa